The Medicago truncatula cultivar Jemalong A17 chromosome 4, MtrunA17r5.0-ANR, whole genome shotgun sequence genome includes a region encoding these proteins:
- the LOC11435035 gene encoding tRNA 2'-phosphotransferase 1 isoform X2 translates to MLFSSVRYSSIIVLRHYNLLPPRVSLLLRFFASVPPPTPMDNNRATPSSSGNSRGRAFDTRNDRERTRGRGGGSGPSGSGKDKIDALGRLLTRILRHMASELKLNMRSDGFVNVNDLLKLNLKTFANIPLRSHTIDDIREAVRKDNKQRFSLVEENGELLIRANQGHTTTAVETESLLKPILSAEEFPVCVHGTYKRNLDSILASGLKRMKRLHVHFSRGLPTDGEVISEGMKLYISDNKVILTEGFDGVVPSKYFQKIESWPGRQPIPF, encoded by the exons ATGTTGTTTTCTTCGGTGAGGTACAGCAGTATCATTGTTCTACGCCATTACAATCTCCTTCCGCCACGTGTCTCTCTTCTTCTCAGATTCTTTGCCTCTGTTCCACCTCCAACTCCAATGGACAACAATCGCGCCACTCCTTCAAG TTCTGGCAATAGCAGGGGAAGGGCTTTTGATACAAGAAATGATAGAGAAAGAACAAGAGGCCGTGGTGGTGGAAGTGGGCCAAGTGGCTCAGGAAAGGACAAAATTGATGCTCTTGGTAGGCTCCT GACACGAATTTTACGTCATATGGCATCTGAGttgaaattgaatatgaggAGTGATGGTTTTGTGAATGTTAACGATTTGCTAAAGCTGAATTTGAAGACATTTGCTAATATTCCTCTACGATCCCACACTATTGATGACATTAGGGAG GCTGTTCGAAAAGATAACAAGCAACGTTTCAGCCTCGTAGAAGAAAATGGGGAGCTACTAATCCGTGCAAACCAAGGCCACACAACCACG GCTGTTGAAACTGAAAGCTTATTGAAACCAATCCTTTCAGCTGAAGAATTTCCAG TTTGTGTGCATGGGACATATAAAAGGAACTTGGACTCGATTCTAGCATCTGGTCTGAAACGCATGAAGAGATTGCATGTTCATTTCTCTCGTGGTTTACCAACAGATGGAGAAGTAATAAGTG AAGGTATGAAGCTATACATTTCTGACAACAAGGTGATCTTGACGGAAGGTTTTGATGGTGTTGTTCCATCCAAGTATTTCCAGAAGATAGAATCATGGCCTGGAAGACAGCCCATTCCTTTTTAA
- the LOC11435035 gene encoding tRNA 2'-phosphotransferase 1 isoform X1, whose protein sequence is MLFSSVRYSSIIVLRHYNLLPPRVSLLLRFFASVPPPTPMDNNRATPSSSGNSRGRAFDTRNDRERTRGRGGGSGPSGSGKDKIDALGRLLTRILRHMASELKLNMRSDGFVNVNDLLKLNLKTFANIPLRSHTIDDIREAVRKDNKQRFSLVEENGELLIRANQGHTTTAVETESLLKPILSAEEFPVCVHGTYKRNLDSILASGLKRMKRLHVHFSRGLPTDGEVISGMRRDVNVLIYLDVRKALEEGMKLYISDNKVILTEGFDGVVPSKYFQKIESWPGRQPIPF, encoded by the exons ATGTTGTTTTCTTCGGTGAGGTACAGCAGTATCATTGTTCTACGCCATTACAATCTCCTTCCGCCACGTGTCTCTCTTCTTCTCAGATTCTTTGCCTCTGTTCCACCTCCAACTCCAATGGACAACAATCGCGCCACTCCTTCAAG TTCTGGCAATAGCAGGGGAAGGGCTTTTGATACAAGAAATGATAGAGAAAGAACAAGAGGCCGTGGTGGTGGAAGTGGGCCAAGTGGCTCAGGAAAGGACAAAATTGATGCTCTTGGTAGGCTCCT GACACGAATTTTACGTCATATGGCATCTGAGttgaaattgaatatgaggAGTGATGGTTTTGTGAATGTTAACGATTTGCTAAAGCTGAATTTGAAGACATTTGCTAATATTCCTCTACGATCCCACACTATTGATGACATTAGGGAG GCTGTTCGAAAAGATAACAAGCAACGTTTCAGCCTCGTAGAAGAAAATGGGGAGCTACTAATCCGTGCAAACCAAGGCCACACAACCACG GCTGTTGAAACTGAAAGCTTATTGAAACCAATCCTTTCAGCTGAAGAATTTCCAG TTTGTGTGCATGGGACATATAAAAGGAACTTGGACTCGATTCTAGCATCTGGTCTGAAACGCATGAAGAGATTGCATGTTCATTTCTCTCGTGGTTTACCAACAGATGGAGAAGTAATAAGTG GTATGAGACGAGATGTCAATGTTCTGATCTATCTTGATGTTAGAAAAGCTTTGGAGG AAGGTATGAAGCTATACATTTCTGACAACAAGGTGATCTTGACGGAAGGTTTTGATGGTGTTGTTCCATCCAAGTATTTCCAGAAGATAGAATCATGGCCTGGAAGACAGCCCATTCCTTTTTAA
- the LOC11435035 gene encoding tRNA 2'-phosphotransferase 1 isoform X3 → MDNNRATPSSSGNSRGRAFDTRNDRERTRGRGGGSGPSGSGKDKIDALGRLLTRILRHMASELKLNMRSDGFVNVNDLLKLNLKTFANIPLRSHTIDDIREAVRKDNKQRFSLVEENGELLIRANQGHTTTAVETESLLKPILSAEEFPVCVHGTYKRNLDSILASGLKRMKRLHVHFSRGLPTDGEVISGMRRDVNVLIYLDVRKALEEGMKLYISDNKVILTEGFDGVVPSKYFQKIESWPGRQPIPF, encoded by the exons ATGGACAACAATCGCGCCACTCCTTCAAG TTCTGGCAATAGCAGGGGAAGGGCTTTTGATACAAGAAATGATAGAGAAAGAACAAGAGGCCGTGGTGGTGGAAGTGGGCCAAGTGGCTCAGGAAAGGACAAAATTGATGCTCTTGGTAGGCTCCT GACACGAATTTTACGTCATATGGCATCTGAGttgaaattgaatatgaggAGTGATGGTTTTGTGAATGTTAACGATTTGCTAAAGCTGAATTTGAAGACATTTGCTAATATTCCTCTACGATCCCACACTATTGATGACATTAGGGAG GCTGTTCGAAAAGATAACAAGCAACGTTTCAGCCTCGTAGAAGAAAATGGGGAGCTACTAATCCGTGCAAACCAAGGCCACACAACCACG GCTGTTGAAACTGAAAGCTTATTGAAACCAATCCTTTCAGCTGAAGAATTTCCAG TTTGTGTGCATGGGACATATAAAAGGAACTTGGACTCGATTCTAGCATCTGGTCTGAAACGCATGAAGAGATTGCATGTTCATTTCTCTCGTGGTTTACCAACAGATGGAGAAGTAATAAGTG GTATGAGACGAGATGTCAATGTTCTGATCTATCTTGATGTTAGAAAAGCTTTGGAGG AAGGTATGAAGCTATACATTTCTGACAACAAGGTGATCTTGACGGAAGGTTTTGATGGTGTTGTTCCATCCAAGTATTTCCAGAAGATAGAATCATGGCCTGGAAGACAGCCCATTCCTTTTTAA
- the LOC11435035 gene encoding tRNA 2'-phosphotransferase 1 isoform X4 yields the protein MCFVCMGLYIGATKWMNSMLTRILRHMASELKLNMRSDGFVNVNDLLKLNLKTFANIPLRSHTIDDIREAVRKDNKQRFSLVEENGELLIRANQGHTTTAVETESLLKPILSAEEFPVCVHGTYKRNLDSILASGLKRMKRLHVHFSRGLPTDGEVISGMRRDVNVLIYLDVRKALEEGMKLYISDNKVILTEGFDGVVPSKYFQKIESWPGRQPIPF from the exons atgtGTTTTGTTTGCATGGGATTGTACATTGGAGCAACAAAGTGGATGAACTCTATGTT GACACGAATTTTACGTCATATGGCATCTGAGttgaaattgaatatgaggAGTGATGGTTTTGTGAATGTTAACGATTTGCTAAAGCTGAATTTGAAGACATTTGCTAATATTCCTCTACGATCCCACACTATTGATGACATTAGGGAG GCTGTTCGAAAAGATAACAAGCAACGTTTCAGCCTCGTAGAAGAAAATGGGGAGCTACTAATCCGTGCAAACCAAGGCCACACAACCACG GCTGTTGAAACTGAAAGCTTATTGAAACCAATCCTTTCAGCTGAAGAATTTCCAG TTTGTGTGCATGGGACATATAAAAGGAACTTGGACTCGATTCTAGCATCTGGTCTGAAACGCATGAAGAGATTGCATGTTCATTTCTCTCGTGGTTTACCAACAGATGGAGAAGTAATAAGTG GTATGAGACGAGATGTCAATGTTCTGATCTATCTTGATGTTAGAAAAGCTTTGGAGG AAGGTATGAAGCTATACATTTCTGACAACAAGGTGATCTTGACGGAAGGTTTTGATGGTGTTGTTCCATCCAAGTATTTCCAGAAGATAGAATCATGGCCTGGAAGACAGCCCATTCCTTTTTAA
- the LOC11418936 gene encoding pentatricopeptide repeat-containing protein At1g09220, mitochondrial — protein sequence MSHMKFNRHGSSSIAKSIIFHKTIHQNPKPKHPQHFLSLLLNNPSPHYHFLQQLHSQIITSSLFHHYPFHNNLTSLLLFNNLIRSYSLSLFPHESLKFFTHTLNNLTHSLSLDSFTLTFLAHACANLDTTHFGFHLHCIVCKMGFENHVFVQTGLLHMYSNWGFLVDAAQVFGEMPDRNTVTWNVFISGLIKWGQLEFARSVFDRMVVRSVVSWTLVIDGYTRMNKPLKALALFRKMIEVDGIEPNEVTLLTVFPAIAHLGNVKMCESVHGYVEKRGFNAVDIRIVNALIDLYAKCGCIESASGLFSEMPDWRRNSVSWNSVMSGYATFGMVREAVDTFEKMEKAGVRPNHVAFLSILSACSHSGLVEEGLEFFGKMVNDYGLVPDIKHYGCVIDMLGRAGRLGEAEKVALEVPHEAANDVIWRTLLGACSVHDNVEIGKRVTKKILEMEKGHGGDYVLMSNIFASVGRFKDVERLREMIDKRNVFKLPGYSIV from the coding sequence ATGTCACATATGAAGTTTAATCGCCATGGTTCATCTTCTATTGcaaaatcaataatatttcacAAAACCATTCATCAAAATCCCAAACCAAAGCACCCACAACACTTCCTCTCCCTTCTTCTCAACAACCCTTCACCTCATTACCATTTTCTCCAACAACTTCACTCTCAAATCATCACTTCTTCACTCTTCCACCATTACCCTTTTCACAACAACCTTACTTCATTACTCCTTTTCAACAACCTTATACGTTCATATTCTCTCTCCCTTTTCCCTCATGAATCCCTTAAATTCttcacacacactctcaacaaccTCACACACTCTCTTTCACTTGATTCATTCACATTGACCTTTTTAGCTCATGCTTGTGCAAATTTAGACACAACCCATTTTGGTTTTCACCTTCATTGTATTGTTTGTAAAATGGGTTTTGAAAATCATGTCTTTGTGCAAACTGGGTTGCTTCATATGTACTCAAATTGGGGTTTTTTGGTTGATGCAGCTCAGGTGTTCGGTGAAATGCCTGATAGAAATACGGTTACTTGGAATGTTTTTATTAGTGGTTTGATTAAATGGGGTCAGCTTGAATTCGCGAGGTCGGTTTTTGATAGAATGGTGGTTCGGAGTGTGGTGTCGTGGACTCTTGTGATTGATGGGTACACGAGGATGAATAAGCCTTTGAAAGCTTTGGCTTTGTTTAGGAAAATGATCGAGGTTGATGGGATAGAGCCTAATGAGGTTACCCTTTTGACTGTTTTTCCTGCTATTGCTCATCTTGGGAATGTTAAGATGTGTGAGTCGGTTCATGGATATGTGGAGAAGAGAGGGTTTAATGCGGTTGATATACGGATTGTGAATGCGTTGATTGATTTGTATGCTAAGTGTGGATGTATAGAGAGTGCGAGTGGATTGTTTTCGGAGATGCCTGACTGGAGGAGGAATTCAGTGTCTTGGAATTCGGTTATGTCTGGTTATGCTACATTTGGGATGGTGAGGGAGGCTGTGGatacttttgaaaaaatggaaaagGCTGGTGTGCGGCCGAATCATGTGGCATTCCTCAGTATTTTGAGTGCTTGTAGTCACAGTGGATTGGTTGAGGAGGGGCTcgaattttttggtaaaatggTGAATGATTATGGACTTGTGCCGGATATCAAGCACTATGGCTGTGTGATAGATATGCTTGGGAGAGCAGGGAGGTTAGGAGAAGCTGAGAAGGTTGCTTTGGAGGTTCCCCATGAGGCCGCGAATGATGTTATTTGGAGGACGCTTCTTGGTGCTTGTAGCGTTCATGACAATGTTGAAATTGGTAAGAGGGTGACCAAGAAGATACTCGAGATGGAGAAGGGACATGGTGGTGATTATGTTCTAATGTCCAATATTTTTGCTAGTGTTGGGAGATTCAAAGATGTTGAGAGGTTAAGGGAAATGATAGATAAAAGAAATGTCTTTAAACTTCCGGGCTACAGTATAGTCTAA
- the LOC11423993 gene encoding uncharacterized protein: protein MASTSSSTTFCNLKFHSTRPNNNNVSFLPRILHMKQEEEDNNTNQINRRQLILRSSEIATIGAIFNFSGKKPEYLGVQKNSSALALCPATKNCVSTSENVNDLTHYAPPWNYNPEGRKSPVSREEAVEELIEVIELTRPDKFTPKIVERKEDYVRVEYRSSILGFVDDVEFWFPPGKGSIVEYRSASRLGNFDFDVNRKRIKALRQELEKKGWASQDTTI, encoded by the exons ATGGCATCAACATCATCTTCAACCACATTCTGCAACCTCAAGTTTCACTCCACACgacccaacaacaacaatgtttCCTTTCTTCCTCGCATTCTTCACATGAAACAGGAGGAGGAGGACAACAACACCAACCAAATCAATCGAAGACAACTCATATTGAGGAGCAGTGAAATAGCAACGATTGGTGCCATCTTCAATTTCAG TGGGAAGAAGCCTGAATATCTTGGAGTTCAGAAAAACTCATCAGCATTGGCTCTGTGTCCAGCAACTAAGAATTGTGTATCAACCTCTGAGAATGTCAATGATCTCACCCATTATGCTCCTCCTTG GAACTATAATCCTGAAGGCAGGAAAAGTCCAGTGAGCAGAGAAGAGGCAGTGGAGGAACTAATAGAAGtg ATAGAATTAACAAGACCAGACAAATTTACACCAAAAATAGTTGAAAGGAAAGAAGACTATGTTCGAGTTGAGTATCGAAGCTCAATCTTGGGG TTTGTAGACGATGTTGAGTTTTGGTTCCCACCAGGTAAGGGCTCAATCGTGGAGTATCGATCTGCGTCAAGGTTGGGAAACTTTGATTTTGATGTGAATAGAAAAAGAATAAAG GCATTGCGACAAGAGTTAGAGAAGAAAGGATGGGCATCTCAAGATACTACTATATGA
- the LOC11423056 gene encoding ATP-dependent DNA helicase 2 subunit KU80: MARNKEALLLLLDVGPSMHPVLPEVEKVCSMLVQKKLIYNKYDEVGIVLFGTEDTDNELTTEVGGYQHVVVSKNSKVVDGDIVEALQQLPRGTTDGDFLDAVIVAMDMLIKKFGDTNKGKKRLCLITNAQCPIKDPYEGSKEEQVTTIAKQMTAHGMKMESIIVRGKLSQDANKEIMDENDRLLNIFSKETQTRLLYVEDPISLFGALKTRNITPVTVFRGDLELSPKLRIKVMVYKKTQEEKFPTLKKFSDKAPQTDKFATHEVKVDYEYKSSADPDKVVPPDQRIKGYRYGPQIIPISSAEWDAVKFKPEKGVKLLGFTDSSNILRHQYMKDVYVFIAEPGNTKAVLAVSALSRAMKEMNKVAILRCVWRQGQANVVIGVLTPNVSDRENLPDSFYFNILPFAEDVREFQFPSFSSFPASCQPNEQQLESAANFIKMLDLAPDGKQEVLLPDFTPNPVLARFYHYLDLKSKHPDASVPPLDYTLRKITEPETDLVLQNQSVIDSYRRSFEMQGNPLKKPRRFLRGKTSDEEGKENITAPPANLIEYTSIKVEKIGDLTPVQDFEAMISRRDSPDWVVKAIKDMKDKIFDMVEDSHEGDNYPKALDCLVALRKGCILEQEPKQFNDFLKHLCNFCQEKNLQSFCEHLAAKGLTLIPKTEAIDSDVSDEEARSFLVKSESKCD, encoded by the exons ATGGCTCGTAACAAG GAAGCTTTGCTTTTGCTGCTTGATGTGGGCCCATCCATGCATCCTGTTCTTCCTGAAGTTGAGAAAGTCTGTTCCATGCTTGTTcagaaaaag TTGATTTATAACAAATATGATGAAGTGGGGATTGTATTATTTGGAACAGAAG ACACGGATAATGAATTAACTACAGAAGTTGGTGGATATCAGCATGTTGTGGTTTCGAAAAATTCTAAAGTTGTGGATGGAGACATTGTTGAGGCTTTACAACAACTGCCTCGAGGAACTACTGATGGTGATT TTCTTGATGCTGTCATTGTTGCCATGGATATGTTAATAAAAAAGTTTGGAGACACTAACAAAGGAAAGAAACGTCTTTGCCTTATTACAAATGCACAGTGTCCAATAAAAGATCCTTATGAAGGATCAAAAGAAGAGCAAGTTACCACGATTGCTAAACAAATGACAGCTCATGGTATGAAAATGGAAAGTATAATTGTACGAGGAAAACTTAGTCAAGATGCAAACAAGGAGATAATGGATGAGAATGATcgtcttttaaatattttttccaagGAAACACAGACAAGATTGTTGTATGTTGAGGATCCAATTTCTTTGTTTGGTGCTCTTAAAACTCGAAATATAACTCCAGTGACAGTTTTCAGAGGGGATCTTGAATTGAGCCCAAAACTGAGGATTAAG GTAATGGTGTACAAGAAAACACAAGAAGAGAAATTTCCAACTCTGAAGAAATTCTCTGATAAGGCTCCTCAAACTGATAAATTCGCAACACATGAAGTCAAAGTAGATTATGAGTACAAGAGTTCCGCAGATCCGGATAAAGTTGTCCCTCCAGATCAAAGAATTAAAGGTTATCGATATGGGCCTCAAATAATTCCTATTTCCTCTGCTGAATGGGATGCTGTAAAGTTCAAACCGGAAAAGGGTGTGAAGCTTTTGGGATTTACTGATTCTTCTAATATATTGAG ACACCAATACATGAAAGATGTCTATGTGTTCATAGCTGAACCGGGGAATACAAAGGCTGTACTGGCAGTTTCTGCACTATCAAGGGCTATGAAGGAAATGAATAAGGTTGCAATTTTACGGTGCGTCTGGAGACAGGGACAAGCGAATGTTGTTATTGGGGTCTTGACACCCAATGTATCTGATAGAGAAAATctt CCTGATTCATTTTACTTCAATATTCTTCCTTTTGCCGAGGATGTGCGTGAGTTTCAGTTTCCTTCTTTCAGTAGTTTCCCAGCATCGTGCCAGCCAAATGAACAACAACTAGAATCAGCAGCTAACTTCATAAAAATGCTTGATCTTGCACCAGATGGGAAACAGGAAGTTTTGCTTCCTGACTTTACCCCAAATCCAGTACTGGCG CGCTTTTATCATTATCTTGATCTGAAATCAAAGCATCCAGATGCTTCAGTGCCACCTCTCGATTATACACTCAGGAAAATTACAGAACCTGAGACTGACTTGGTTTTGCAGAACCAATCTGTCATTGACTCATATCGTAGATCTTTTGAGATGCAGGGAAATCCCTTG AAAAAGCCAAGGCGTTTTTTGCGAGGAAAGACAAGTGATGAAGAGGGTAAAGAAAACATCACAGCCCCGCCTGCCAATCTCATCGAATATACGTCTATTAAAGTTGAGAAAATCGGGGATCTGACTCCTGTCCAAGATTTTGAAGCCATGATTTCACGCCGAGACAGTCCAGATTGGGTTGTAAAAGCAATCAAGGATATGaaagataaaatatttgatatggTGGAGGACTCCCATGAAGGTGATAACTATCCCAAAGCACTGGACTGTTTAGTTGCGCTTCGCAAAGGTTGCATACTTGAGCAG GAACCAAAACAATTCAACGATTTCCTTAAACATCTTTGCAATTTCTGCCAAGAGAAAAACCTTCAAAGTTTCTGCGAACATCTTGCTGCTAAGGGACTCACATTGATCCCCAAAACAGAAGCTATAGACAG TGATGTCAGTGATGAAGAAGCCAGAAGTTTCTTGGTAAAGTCTGAATCCAAATGTGATTAA
- the LOC11425550 gene encoding F-box protein VBF, translating into MELLPEDCVAHILSFTSPIDVCRVSLISSIVKSMADSDNVWEKFLPHNYQGIVSRLVDPPLSCSSKKELLARLCKPQLIDDGNKMFSIEKTTGKICYSLSARQLSITFGNNPLHWSWRQVQGSRFAEVAELRTICYLETIGSINNEMLSPKTMYGAYLKVKNVECAYGLDLLPCIRSNCKRNGICNCEHKDEWLEIELGSFYTEKVQVQEVRMCLKEVNGVDFKGRLIVDGIELRPKTYRL; encoded by the exons ATGGAACTTTTGCCTGAAGATTGCGTTGCACACATTTTATCATTTACATCACCTATTGATGTGTGTAGGGTTTCTCTAATCTCTTCAATTGTGAAATCCATGGCAGATTCAGATAATGTGTGGGAGAAATTCTTGCCACATAATTATCAAGGAATTGTTTCTAGGTTGGTGGATCCCCCATTGTCGTGTTCGTCAAAGAAAGAATTACTTGCCAGGTTATGTAAACCGCAACTTATTGACGACGGTAATAAG ATGTTTTCAATTGAGAAAACAACAGGCAAAATATGTTATTCGTTGAGTGCAAGACAACTTTCAATTACATTTGGAAACAACCCTCTACATTGGTCTTGGAGACAAGTTCAAGGCTCACG GTTTGCAGAAGTTGCTGAACTTAGAACCATTTGCTATCTAGAAACTATAGGGAGcataaacaatgaaatgttgTCACCAAAAACAATGTATGGAGCATATCTAAAAGTGAAAAATGTGGAATGTGCTTATGGGTTAGATTTGTTACCATGTATACGTTCAAACTGTAAAAGAAATGGGATTTGCAATTGTGAGCATAAAGATGAATGGTTGGAGATTGAGTTAGGGAGTTTCTACACTGAAAAAGTTCAAGTTCAAGAGGTGAGAATGTGTCTCAAGGAAGTCAATGGTGTGGACTTTAAAGGTAGATTAATTGTTGATGGAATTGAACTAAGACCCAAAACTTATAGGTTGTAA